A window of the Deltaproteobacteria bacterium genome harbors these coding sequences:
- a CDS encoding CarD family transcriptional regulator, with product MFKIGDLAVYPAQGVGVIESIEKKEIMGNKQMFYIMKIMGNGMKIMIPTDSADSVGLREVIHKDDISKIYDILRCKDVTIDKQTWNKRYREYLEKIKTGSVFEIASVLRDLLVLKTDKNLSFGERKIMDTAKNLLIKEISVASKLEETKVEKDLEMLFTVQ from the coding sequence ATGTTTAAGATTGGTGATTTGGCGGTTTATCCGGCACAGGGCGTTGGCGTGATTGAGTCGATAGAAAAAAAAGAAATCATGGGTAACAAACAGATGTTCTACATCATGAAAATCATGGGTAACGGCATGAAAATCATGATACCCACCGATTCAGCAGACTCTGTTGGACTGAGAGAGGTAATCCACAAAGATGATATCTCCAAAATATATGATATTTTGAGATGCAAGGACGTAACCATCGATAAGCAAACCTGGAATAAAAGGTATCGTGAGTATTTGGAAAAAATCAAAACAGGTTCTGTTTTCGAGATTGCAAGCGTTCTAAGAGATCTTCTGGTGCTAAAGACAGACAAGAACCTGTCCTTCGGCGAAAGGAAGATCATGGACACGGCCAAGAATCTGCTGATCAAAGAAATATCTGTCGCAAGCAAGCTCGAAGAAACCAAAGTAGAAAAAGACCTGGAGATGCTTTTCACTGTCCAGTAA
- a CDS encoding radical SAM protein — MELTFEQGPIRPPSEAESLLIRATRNCPWNKCTFCHSYRNSKFSLRSVEEIKKEIDAVHDTAQRIRELSWKQGQGGKISDTVIHMIFNDYGYSDAYRSVAAWLYFGGRSVFLQDANSIIMKTDDLVEVLQYIKEKFPFVNRITSYGRSKTAAKKEIKDFVRLRTAGLSRIHVGMESGYDPVLEFIKKGETAADHVEGGKRIMAGGISLCEYIMPGLGGDRWSTEHAMHTAEVLNTINPDFIRIRSLQVREGTALFDTMRNNLFRPLGDEDVLNEIRQIIENLHCQNTYIVSDHILNLLQEIEGMLPDDKRKMLDIIDRYFGMSEKDRMIYRLGRRRGLFNSLDDLSNTRLYERLKMIVEEYEKNDPTQLDRDLYKSMHGFI; from the coding sequence ATGGAATTAACTTTTGAACAAGGGCCAATCAGACCTCCCAGTGAAGCGGAAAGCCTTCTAATCAGAGCGACACGAAATTGTCCCTGGAATAAATGCACGTTTTGTCACAGCTATCGTAACTCAAAATTTTCTCTGCGTTCCGTCGAGGAGATAAAAAAAGAAATCGATGCGGTGCATGATACCGCTCAGAGAATCAGGGAATTATCCTGGAAACAAGGGCAAGGCGGGAAAATCAGCGACACGGTCATTCATATGATATTCAACGATTACGGCTACAGTGACGCCTATCGATCTGTCGCGGCCTGGCTTTATTTTGGAGGAAGGTCCGTTTTCCTGCAGGACGCTAATTCAATCATCATGAAAACCGATGATCTTGTTGAAGTCCTGCAATATATAAAAGAGAAATTCCCGTTTGTGAATAGAATTACCTCCTACGGCCGTTCCAAGACAGCGGCAAAAAAAGAAATTAAGGATTTTGTGAGATTAAGAACAGCGGGCCTCTCCAGAATCCATGTGGGTATGGAGAGCGGTTATGACCCGGTTCTGGAATTCATTAAAAAGGGGGAAACGGCGGCGGATCATGTTGAAGGCGGTAAACGCATCATGGCCGGCGGTATTTCTCTTTGCGAGTACATCATGCCGGGCTTGGGGGGGGATCGATGGTCGACAGAGCACGCAATGCATACGGCGGAAGTCCTGAATACCATCAATCCCGATTTTATCCGAATAAGATCACTGCAAGTCAGAGAAGGGACGGCGCTTTTCGATACCATGAGAAATAATTTGTTCAGACCTTTGGGAGATGAAGACGTTCTGAATGAAATCAGGCAAATCATTGAAAACCTCCATTGTCAGAACACGTATATCGTCAGCGATCACATTTTGAATCTTTTACAGGAAATCGAGGGGATGCTGCCCGATGACAAGCGGAAAATGCTCGATATCATCGACCGATATTTCGGTATGTCCGAAAAAGACAGGATGATTTACAGGCTTGGAAGAAGAAGAGGCCTTTTTAACAGCCTGGATGACTTATCGAACACGCGACTGTACGAGAGACTGAAAATGATTGTTGAAGAATACGAAAAAAATGACCCCACACAATTGGACAGGGATCTTTACAAATCAATGCATGGTTTTATATGA